The Dehalococcoidia bacterium genome segment GAAGAAGAGGAGGAGGAAGAAGAAGAAGAGGAGCCAGCAGCAGGTGCACCGCAATATGGTGGGACCCTGGTCCTCTTTGGCAATCATCCTGATAACCAAATGGGTGACCCACTAGCCCCCGACAGGAGCAAAACTGCATCCTCTAACCCTATGTTCTGGCTCGATGCCTTTCAAGAGCGCCCAATAGGTGGTGACATTGACAAGTATGGGCCGAGGGGCACCGGCGAATATGATTTTAAGTATTGGGGCTGGATTCCTTGGGAGTACCTACGAGGCATTTTGATCGAGAGCTGGGACATTACTCCAGAAAAGGTAGTCTGGCACGTACGGCCGGGAATTTACTGGCACGATAATAAGCCGCACGTAATGGAAGCCAGAGAACTCGTCGCGGATGATTTGGTATTTTATCTAATACGCCTCAGGGAGAGCCCAGCTGGGACAGGCGTTGCACAGGCGACGGGGGACATATATGCCACAGATAGATACACTCTTGACATTGAGTGGACTCAAGGCTATGACTATATGTTCATGTATACGGCTGGCTATGAGGATCGTACCACTGTTGAGCCGCGTGAAACGGTAGAAGCCGGCGCTGATAGGTTTGAAAATCATGTTGGCACCGGAGCTTTTATGAACACAGAGTATGTTATTGGTTCTTACTACAGATACGAAAGGAATCCTAATTACTGGGACACAACAACAATTAACGGTGTAGAGTATCAATTACCGTTTGTAGATGAGATTATCTACCCCATAATTCCCGATTGGGGTACCGTTATAGCCGCCCTACGGACAGGGGTGCTCGAGTGGGCAAATAGGATTCCTAGCACCTACTGGGGCGAGTTAGATAGGTCTGCTCCTGAACTGCTATGGTCCAAACAGTACATAGGAACTCCATACCCCGTAGCAGTGGGGATGGATAAGCCACCTTTAGACGATATACGCGTAAGAAAGGCTCTGATGGTGGGCGTCAACCCGAAACCTTTCTATGAGCTCATGCTCGTGCCAATGGAAATACCAGAAGTATTGCCCTACCCGCTATTGCCGACTGATCCCGCTTACATCCCATGGGAAGAAATGTCTCCTGACCAGCAATTGCTATATAAGTATAACCCGGAACTGGCTAAGGAGCTGCTGGCTGAGGCCGGTTACCCCGAGGGCCTTAAGCTGGAAATGGTTGTTAGAAGCGACTTAAGTGAGGTTGAAAGAGCCTCTCTGCTTGCTGGCCAGTGGTCTGAGATTGGGGTTGAGCTTGACTTGATAATATGCGACCCTGCTACCTGGTCAACGCACAGGTACCACCGTACTTACATGCATCTGTTCGCAGGTAGTGGCGCCGAAATGCTCAATCCTGTAATTGGGCTGGAGCGCTGCTTTATGACGGGTGGTGCCATAAACGTTCCTGGGTACTCGAACCCTGAGGTGGATGAGCTAATTTTGAAGATGAAGAGAGAGATAGACCCTGACAAGCGAACGCCCTTGATTCAAGAGGCGTGCCTTAAGGTGCTTGAGGACGTTGTTTATATACCTATCTCTGGTGCTGCCCCAGCATCCTCCTGTTGGTGGCCGTGGCTAAAAAATTACTATGGTGAGTTCACTGGTGGAGATGCTGCCACGGACAGTACTATCTTTAATAGGATATGGATTGACCAAGACCTGAAGGCAGAGATGGGATATTAGCAGTAGCCATTGTAGAAAGACCTTCGGCAATCCCCGAT includes the following:
- a CDS encoding ABC transporter substrate-binding protein is translated as MKHKILWLMLSWLIVAALVLASCGEKVPGEQEEEEEEEEEEEEEEEEEEEEPAAGAPQYGGTLVLFGNHPDNQMGDPLAPDRSKTASSNPMFWLDAFQERPIGGDIDKYGPRGTGEYDFKYWGWIPWEYLRGILIESWDITPEKVVWHVRPGIYWHDNKPHVMEARELVADDLVFYLIRLRESPAGTGVAQATGDIYATDRYTLDIEWTQGYDYMFMYTAGYEDRTTVEPRETVEAGADRFENHVGTGAFMNTEYVIGSYYRYERNPNYWDTTTINGVEYQLPFVDEIIYPIIPDWGTVIAALRTGVLEWANRIPSTYWGELDRSAPELLWSKQYIGTPYPVAVGMDKPPLDDIRVRKALMVGVNPKPFYELMLVPMEIPEVLPYPLLPTDPAYIPWEEMSPDQQLLYKYNPELAKELLAEAGYPEGLKLEMVVRSDLSEVERASLLAGQWSEIGVELDLIICDPATWSTHRYHRTYMHLFAGSGAEMLNPVIGLERCFMTGGAINVPGYSNPEVDELILKMKREIDPDKRTPLIQEACLKVLEDVVYIPISGAAPASSCWWPWLKNYYGEFTGGDAATDSTIFNRIWIDQDLKAEMGY